The Scyliorhinus canicula chromosome 13, sScyCan1.1, whole genome shotgun sequence genome contains a region encoding:
- the LOC119976497 gene encoding tigger transposable element-derived protein 5-like codes for MIDSPLTVPDYLKAITIKDACYLAGKAWGAVTEKTIANCWNKALGAALPQPQHDPEEEDFLGFTEAETRAAEERLEDHLDENLTLRDWVNRWSAAEDDMAPAETFTEEEIIDQVVQEEAEEEEPQPTVAAKSHSDAITDFFM; via the exons atgatagactctcctctcactgtcccagattacctgaaagccatcaccatcaaggatgcctgttatctggcagggaaggcctggggagctgtgacagagaagaccatcgccaactgctggaacaaggccctaggagcagcactcccacaacCCCAACATGACCCAGAAGAAGAGGACTTcctaggctttactgaagcagagaccagggcagctgaggagaggctagaggaccacctggatgagaacctaacactccgcgattgggtgaacaggtggtcagcagcagaggacgacatggcacccgcagaaacattcacagaggaggagatcatcgaccaggtcgtccaagaggaggcagaagaagaagagcCCCAGCCCACAGTTGcagcaaagagccactcggatgcca tcacagactttttcatgtga